A genomic window from Microscilla marina ATCC 23134 includes:
- a CDS encoding leucine-rich repeat domain-containing protein: protein MNKDNIKQRFLQQMSSGDRAIIEEALNLVKKAPFLKKYLNGYSILYQWNFEKKINVLNSQHIKELYTTDTLGLSSKGVEYLPPEVGQLQQMKYIGLDGNNLTTLPTEFKLLQNVINLHLDHNPFSTFPDEIFSLASLQDLALGDTGLSSLPSGIGRLRRLQKLDLRNNQLAYLPTKITHLKNLRHLNLSGNQFTTLPKEVNSLKELVYLNISDNPITTLSLNPSSLQNLRSLSLGNNNLTELPPEIFELKNLEVLWLSKNQIKNLPPEIKKLKHLEELYLYSNQLSALPPEIGELKELFMLGLDKNQLSDLPPEIGQLKNLQGLYVPKNKLALLPNEIVNLKDLRELRLSDNQLTYLPEEKWKTKHLKVLYLDSNQLKTLPIGICSLKNLETLNLSFNELEELPSEVSNLKSLRWLDLEGNLSIAEKKIGGLSRCIISY, encoded by the coding sequence ATGAACAAAGATAATATCAAGCAAAGGTTTCTACAACAGATGAGTTCTGGTGATAGAGCCATAATTGAGGAAGCGTTGAATTTGGTTAAAAAGGCTCCTTTTCTAAAAAAATATTTAAATGGCTACTCGATTTTATATCAATGGAATTTCGAGAAAAAAATAAATGTTTTGAATTCTCAGCACATTAAAGAGTTATACACAACTGATACGCTTGGTTTAAGTAGCAAAGGGGTAGAATATTTGCCACCTGAGGTTGGGCAGTTGCAACAAATGAAGTACATTGGTTTAGATGGTAATAACCTTACAACATTACCAACAGAATTTAAGCTACTGCAAAATGTAATTAACCTACATTTGGATCATAATCCTTTTTCAACGTTTCCAGATGAAATCTTCTCTCTAGCGAGTTTACAGGACTTAGCTCTAGGCGACACAGGACTTAGTTCCTTGCCTTCTGGTATTGGGAGGTTAAGAAGGCTACAAAAGCTGGATTTGAGAAACAATCAGCTGGCTTATTTGCCAACAAAAATCACTCACTTAAAAAATCTTAGACACCTAAATTTATCAGGCAATCAGTTCACTACCTTGCCAAAGGAGGTAAATAGCTTGAAAGAGCTGGTATATTTGAATATCTCTGACAATCCAATCACAACTTTATCATTAAATCCATCATCTTTACAGAATTTACGAAGCTTGTCTTTGGGTAATAATAACTTAACTGAGCTACCTCCTGAAATTTTTGAATTGAAGAACCTGGAAGTTTTATGGTTAAGCAAAAATCAAATAAAAAACCTGCCCCCTGAAATCAAAAAACTTAAACATTTAGAAGAACTTTACTTGTACAGTAATCAGTTATCGGCATTACCTCCCGAAATAGGTGAGCTGAAAGAATTATTTATGTTAGGGCTAGATAAGAATCAATTAAGCGATTTACCTCCCGAAATAGGCCAGCTAAAAAATCTACAGGGTTTATATGTCCCCAAAAATAAATTAGCCCTGTTACCTAACGAAATAGTGAATTTGAAAGATTTAAGAGAGTTAAGATTATCTGACAATCAACTGACTTATTTGCCAGAAGAGAAATGGAAAACAAAGCATTTAAAAGTATTATACTTAGACTCTAATCAACTCAAAACATTGCCCATTGGGATTTGTTCATTAAAAAACCTGGAAACTCTAAATTTAAGCTTCAATGAGCTTGAGGAACTCCCCTCTGAGGTTAGCAACCTTAAAAGCTTGAGGTGGTTAGATTTAGAAGGTAATCTATCCATAGCTGAAAAGAAGATTGGAGGGTTGAGTAGATGTATCATTTCCTACTAA
- a CDS encoding ATP-dependent Clp protease proteolytic subunit, which translates to MEEYKYFDIRNAAGEVAHILLYDKIGIDDEGKGISGQRFAKELYSLARRYRRLNVRINSPGGKITDGLSICAAILNINQTTPGVRIDTYVDGLALSIAGLIAVCGKKVGMCNFAKLMLHNPFIGGKNSTDPNEAGQHETLMQVKEMLLTLLATRTGQKVDTLSAMMNQTTWLSAAEAKRQGFVDEVFEHPRKKSMATSVAAAENDVASLFDIFNQYPIKFLPEPTNTNHPMSLTSEQAEQLRNEVLGYKGDLTAVLNACGLPTDAGRDGILGHVEGLRNEIKRLKSLDLKIESYKTNVENLENEKKRLHDEVAEMKKHEAIALVENAIKEGKIAPVKKEKWLNHAYDNYDMVRDTLADMPTHPNLVNKIKAMGTSNEAGANAGFEELSFSELSNKFPEN; encoded by the coding sequence ATGGAAGAATACAAATATTTTGACATTCGGAACGCCGCAGGAGAGGTTGCCCATATTTTGCTCTACGACAAAATCGGCATTGATGACGAAGGCAAGGGTATCTCCGGGCAACGGTTTGCAAAAGAACTGTACTCGCTTGCCCGAAGGTACCGCCGCCTCAATGTACGCATCAACTCGCCCGGTGGTAAAATCACCGATGGCTTGTCTATTTGTGCCGCCATTCTCAACATCAACCAAACCACCCCTGGGGTGCGCATTGATACTTATGTAGACGGGCTTGCCCTCAGCATTGCGGGGCTGATTGCAGTGTGTGGCAAAAAAGTAGGCATGTGCAATTTTGCCAAATTGATGCTCCACAACCCTTTTATTGGGGGCAAAAACAGCACTGACCCCAACGAGGCAGGGCAACACGAAACCTTGATGCAGGTCAAAGAAATGTTGCTGACCCTGCTTGCTACCCGCACCGGACAAAAGGTGGATACGCTATCAGCCATGATGAATCAAACGACCTGGCTGAGTGCAGCTGAGGCAAAACGACAAGGCTTTGTGGATGAAGTATTTGAACATCCCAGAAAGAAAAGCATGGCTACATCGGTGGCTGCCGCCGAAAACGATGTGGCAAGCCTCTTTGATATTTTCAATCAATACCCCATAAAATTTTTACCTGAACCTACAAATACAAATCACCCTATGAGTTTAACATCTGAACAGGCAGAGCAACTTCGTAATGAGGTGCTGGGCTATAAAGGCGACCTGACCGCTGTCCTCAATGCCTGTGGGCTACCCACCGATGCCGGACGCGACGGTATTCTTGGCCATGTCGAAGGGCTTCGCAACGAGATCAAACGCCTTAAATCGCTTGACCTCAAAATTGAAAGCTACAAAACCAATGTCGAAAACCTGGAAAACGAAAAGAAAAGGTTACACGACGAGGTAGCCGAAATGAAAAAACACGAAGCCATTGCCTTGGTAGAGAATGCCATCAAAGAAGGTAAAATTGCTCCGGTAAAAAAGGAAAAATGGCTTAACCACGCCTATGACAACTATGACATGGTGCGCGATACGCTTGCCGATATGCCTACCCACCCCAACCTGGTGAACAAAATCAAGGCTATGGGTACCAGCAACGAAGCCGGGGCAAATGCTGGTTTTGAGGAGTTAAGCTTTAGCGAACTGTCCAACAAGTTTCCGGAAAACTGA
- a CDS encoding antA/AntB antirepressor family protein → MKDLMNEITLYLQSDQVFPVDFEAFWQWCGYSTKQKAEQMLQKNFTQGIDFNFNREVKVQKEGKRQVTRKIKTYQLTIDCAKSFAMLAQTEKGREVRLYFLECEKRLKALTKGKNKLQILKESVETLIDHEERISDLEQEREEAKVYLAAINKAPSQTLFVDTRRAFDHLIKSYAIAKGIPPQEVYATFYRQFSIRYQVQLYHLAQKADKTPIAWIESRGYITQAYDLARELFVE, encoded by the coding sequence ATGAAAGACTTAATGAACGAGATCACGCTTTACTTACAAAGCGACCAGGTATTTCCGGTAGACTTTGAGGCATTTTGGCAATGGTGTGGGTATTCTACCAAACAAAAAGCCGAACAAATGTTGCAGAAAAACTTCACTCAGGGGATAGATTTCAACTTTAACCGCGAAGTTAAAGTTCAAAAGGAAGGTAAAAGGCAAGTAACCCGCAAGATCAAAACCTATCAATTGACGATTGACTGCGCCAAGTCTTTTGCCATGCTTGCCCAAACCGAAAAGGGGCGCGAAGTTAGGTTGTATTTTTTGGAATGCGAAAAACGATTGAAGGCGCTTACCAAAGGCAAGAACAAACTTCAAATCCTCAAAGAAAGCGTGGAAACCCTGATTGACCACGAGGAACGGATCAGCGATTTGGAACAAGAAAGGGAAGAAGCCAAGGTCTACCTTGCGGCCATCAATAAAGCTCCTTCGCAAACCCTTTTTGTAGATACCCGCCGTGCCTTTGACCACCTCATCAAGTCTTATGCGATCGCCAAAGGAATACCACCCCAGGAGGTGTACGCTACTTTTTATCGTCAATTCTCTATAAGGTATCAGGTGCAACTGTACCACCTTGCCCAAAAAGCCGATAAAACACCCATCGCCTGGATAGAAAGCCGGGGCTATATCACCCAGGCGTATGACTTGGCGAGGGAGTTATTTGTGGAGTAA